The Cataglyphis hispanica isolate Lineage 1 chromosome 5, ULB_Chis1_1.0, whole genome shotgun sequence genome has a segment encoding these proteins:
- the LOC126849552 gene encoding uncharacterized protein LOC126849552 produces MVGCSDRRGSRILEESGELVHSLSCTDAKTGFVSRAASRECSTEAANSSTSGSADKYDARERKIRRLASPKEDADATSKNYVDLALRAARKDEIEHRENVERITSQLRKDADEAGQGLELLFARLVLLEREMVKRLDAAESAISRIDNTGGGVARAREKKLSASPRRGTRIRRSVAGGRGRDTSLRETQQRPQLHTVIDALSKYAWAVPLKSKSANEVARALSKITRNYKRCPKNLQTDKGKEFYNTEMRKFAKEHGVNHYSTYSVMKASIVERFNRTLKNSMWKYFTLNGTYKWIDALPRLIKEYNARKHRTIGMRPVDVTPAIADKLLNTVYSNVKIAAPAKFKLDDPVRVSKFKTIFEKGFTPNWTTEIFRITKVQRTNPVTYLLKDSRNEPIAGGFYEHELLRVSDPDVSRGEGAASKG; encoded by the exons ATGGTCGGGTGTTCGGATCGTAGAGGCTCGAGAatcctcgaggaaagcggcgaactcgtccattCTCTGTCCTGTACGGATGCTAAGACGGGATTCGTCTCTAGAGCAGCTAGTCGAGAAtgctcgacggaggctgcgaactcgtcaacTTCCGG TTCCGCCGACAAGTACGATGCGAGAGAGCGCAAGATAAGACGCTTAGCCTCGCCGAAGGAGGACGCCGACGCGACGAGCAAGAACTACGTCGATCTCGCGTTACGCGCCGCGAGAAAGGACGAGATCGAGCACCGCGAGAACGTCGAGAGGATCACGTCGCAATTGAGAAAGGACGCGGACGAAGCGGGACAAGGCCTCGAGCTGTTATTTGCAAGATTAGTTCTGCTCGAACGCGAAATGGTTAAACGGTTAGACGCAGCGGAGAGCGCTATTTCGAGAATCGATAAC ACTGGTGGAGGAGTTGCACGCGCCCGCGAGAAGAAACTTTCCGCGTCGCCGCGTCGCGGTACGCGGATACGACGATCTGTGGCAGGCGGACGTGGTCGAGATACGTCCTTACGCGAGACTCAACAAAGGCCACAATTACATACCGTTATCGACGCGTTAAGCAAATACGCGTGGGCTGTACCGCTTAAGAGCAAAAGCGCCAACGAGGTCGCTCGAgcgttatctaaaataacgCGAAACTATAAGCGGTGTCCGAAAAATCTGCAGACCGACAAAGGAAAAGAATTCTACAATACCGAAATGCGAAAGTTCGCGAAGGAGCACGGGGTGAATCATTATTCGACGTACTCGGTGATGAAGGCGTCAATCGTCGAGAGATTCAATCGCACGCTTAAGAACTCCATGTGGAAATACTTCACTTTAAATGGAACGTATAAGTGGATCGACGCGCTGCCCCGTCTCATAAAAGAATACAACGCGCGAAAACATCGCACTATCGGTATGAGACCCGTCGACGTAACTCCCGCGATCGccgataaacttttaaacacGGTTTACAGCAACGTAAAGATAGCCGCTCCCGCGAAATTTAAGCTGGACGATCCGGTACGCGTCAGCAAATTTAAAACGATCTTTGAGAAAGGTTTCACACCCAATTGGACCACCGAGATATTTCGAATAACCAAGGTGCAGCGAACCAATCCCGTGACGTATTTGTTAAAGGATTCGCGAAACGAGCCGATCGCCGGAGGATTCTACGAACACGAGTTGCTTCGCGTCTCCGATCCTGATGTATCTCGTGGAGAAGGTGCTGCGTCGAAAGGGTGA
- the LOC126849553 gene encoding uncharacterized protein LOC126849553 yields MSDILSIAGEPIFDDRIVKIETHTYNPYANTTFGYSDEIRIPIQQQDLYTLPCESFLYVEGRLESKGSSDAEGESSARLVNNCVAFMFEEIRYELGGVEIKTETILQNAGWDFAAKSRLVDDFNFCVPLSVLLGFCEDYKRVVINARHELILIRERNDHNCLVSLESHEPKILLLKIQWRMPHVVLNDINKLALLRTLDSGRYLSVAFRSWDLYEFPLLQSTTKHSWAVKAATQLEKPRYVIFALQSGRKNVLPQDSSIFDDCKLTNVKLYLNSDFYPYDDMNLNFEKSKIAVLYDMYSKFQKTYYGCDKDEAFFNLVKFKTFGPIVVIDCSRQNKSIKSATVDVRIKFDCKENVPSNTTAYCLIIHDRVVEYNPLTNVVRRIV; encoded by the exons ATGAGCGACATCTTGAGTATCGCCGGAGAACCGATCTTCGACGATCGCATCGTCAAGATCGAGACTCACACGTACAATCCTTACGCCAATACCACGTTTGGATATAGCGACGAGATACGAATTCCCATACAACAGCAGGATTTGTACACGTTACCGTGCGAAAGTTTTCTCTACGTCGAGGGTAGACTCGAGTCGAAGGGATCGTCGGATGCGGAGGGGGAGAGTTCGGCGAGACTAGTGAACAATTGCGTCGCGTTTATGTTCGAGGAGATTCGCTACGAGCTCGGTGGAGTGGAGATCAAAACAGAAAC GATATTGCAGAACGCCGGATGGGACTTCGCGGCGAAGAGTCGTTTGGTCGACGATTTTAACTTCTGCGTACCTCTTAGCGTGTTGCTAGGTTTCTGCGAAGATTACAAACGCGTCGTGATTAACGCGCGACACGAACTCATCTTAATACGAGAGCGCAACGATCACAATTGTCTCGTATCGCTCGAATCGCACGAACCTAAGATTCTTCTACTGAAGATACAATGGCGAATGCCTCATGTAGTGttaaacgatattaataaattagcgcTATTGCGTACATTAGATAGCGGAAGATACCTGAGCGTCGCTTTTCGCTCGTGGGATCTCTACGAGTTTCCGCTTTTGCAGAGCACGACCAAACACTCATGGGCGGTCAAAGCGGCGACGCAGCTCGAGAAACCGCGATACGTTATCTTCGCGCTGCAATCCGGAAGGAAGAACGTTCTGCCTCAGGATTCCTCTATATTCGACGATTGCAAACTGACTAACGTCAAACTGTATCTTAATTCGGATTTTTATCCCTACGACGATATGAATCTGAATTTCGAGAAGAGTAAAATCGCCGTGCTATACGACATGTATTCGAAGTTTCAAAAAACGTACTACGGATGCGATAAAGACGAGGCGTTCTTTAATCTAGTCAAATTTAAAACGTTCGGTCCGATAGTAGTCATCGATTGTTCTCGGCAGAACAAATCGATCAAGAGCGCCACCGTAGACGTTCGTATAAAGTTCGATTGCAAAGAAAACGTTCCCTCTAATACCACAGCCTACTGTCTTATCATTCACGATCGTGTGGTCGAATATAATCCGCTCACCAACGTCGTGCGCAGAATCGTGTAG
- the LOC126849554 gene encoding 72 kDa type IV collagenase-like — translation MAAKTALLVLATTLVAATPVDPEKTEALRFLRAYGFLRDDGGSLSSANATSLRRALSLFQEYYQLPSNGALNIDTLNLMRKPRCGLADIPNRAYSPFARKWPKTRLTWNFQVASEELLRTTEAAFALWATSSSLRFARDSLHPDILISYRTGAHTYANVENGDVCPAVFEGPDGALAHAFLPIGMADFSSEVHVDDEEPWHVHLNKNPSNKYHLLLTLTHEIGHTLGLQHSMRNDSVMFPYIPDNELQYPVKLSVEDILAIQNLYGSRDDGDHPAIPATTATPVTTAALATTDLASTDPSRADL, via the coding sequence ATGGCCGCGAAGACGGCTCTTCTCGTTCTAGCGACGACGCTCGTCGCCGCGACACCGGTCGACCCGGAGAAGACGGAGGCGCTCCGCTTTCTGCGAGCGTACGGTTTTCTGAGGGACGACGGGGGATCACTGTCGTCCGCCAACGCGACGTCTCTGCGTCGCGCGCTGTCGctgtttcaagaatattatcaattacctAGTAATGGAGCGTTAAACATCGATACGCTCAATCTTATGCGCAAACCGCGATGCGGTCTAGCGGACATACCCAATCGCGCGTACAGCCCATTCGCGAGAAAGTGGCCGAAGACGCGCCTAACGTGGAATTTTCAAGTGGCTAGCGAGGAACTCTTACGAACGACCGAAGCGGCGTTCGCGCTATGGGCGACGAGTTCGTCGTTAAGGTTCGCGCGCGACTCGTTACATCCCGATATATTGATATCGTATCGAACGGGCGCTCACACTTACGCGAACGTCGAAAACGGCGACGTCTGTCCGGCTGTCTTCGAAGGTCCGGACGGGGCCCTCGCTCACGCGTTCCTCCCCATCGGAATGGCCGATTTCTCCTCGGAGGTGCACGTCGACGACGAGGAACCGTGGCACGTGCACTTGAACAAGAATCCTTCTAACAAGTATCATCTACTTCTAACGTTAACTCATGAAATCGGTCACACCTTAGGTCTGCAACACAGTATGCGCAACGACTCGGTGATGTTTCCGTATATACCCGACAACGAGCTTCAATATCCGGTCAAGCTAAGCGTGGAGGATATTCTCGCTATACAGAATCTGTACGGATCTCGCGACGACGGGGATCACCCCGCGATTCCCGCGACCACCGCGACACCCGTTACCACCGCGGCGCTCGCGACGACCGATCTCGCGTCGACCGATCCGTCGCGCGCGGATCTTTAG